The proteins below are encoded in one region of Micromonospora pisi:
- a CDS encoding S8 family serine peptidase, which produces MDTSEARRPRSVRTLLAGTVLTALVLAAPLPAQARPDAANNAAAGASRYLIELTGDPVASYAGGVAGIAATRPAQGTRLDRASDSARDYREHLRDQRTKVLDSAGIARARAKTSFDTVFNGFSALLTPAEVAKLRTDPAVRQIFPDRLLRTQSSNSADFLKLTGPKGVWQQQFGDPTRAGEGTIIGVVDTGYWPENPSFAPLSEPRADQAVVDAKWRGTCDTGETGQIACNNKVIGARWYDEGGFAEANPAEFRSPRDVVGHGTHTASTAAGASGVPVRLDGQDVGPISGVAPGARLAVYKALWQTTSGGGTGSTIDIVHAIEDAVTDGVDVINFSAGYPYDDLGATDVAFYHAAAAGVFVAASSGNSGPSAGTVDNAWPWMTTVAASTQENSPSRLVTLGDGRSFVGGSVGTVGTPSTPLVDAVDAGLPENNGGGCEPGTLDPAKVTGRIVLCAFSGGASQYDRGKAVQEAGGVGMIIYNTFLYTTNPATYPVPTVYLDQAAGSAVKAYVTGTAGATAMITPGYDRKQAAPQVAHFSSNGPWSTGGGNLIKPDIAAPGQEILAAVSPITQHGENFAYYSGTSMAAPHVAGLAALIISKHQDWSPMAVKSALMTTAQQRDNADRPLQGTIIEELPDGGSTTSIGEVDPFYYGSGHVNPAKSLDPGLVFDSDMAQWRQFACGLGFTIRYDPLGPPSDEYDECDYVRPMNASDLNYPSVAVADVYGNRTVSRTVTNVSDKSSTYIATVKAPDGWRVKVTPKSFEIAPGQSATYQVEFIRNGAAYGEPAFGALTWKDQFSHLVRTPLMARALALKTPAEVYATTTKGSQVLPVTTGYQGILKTEILGFSSGVDLPFTISGTAGDYDPFQFNPLTDPDTLAGVAKIVYDVPAETEQTRVAIPSGSVAKDEQINILVFNGEGALRGIYNSDDAWINDPGRNYVYVVRRAAAPGAEQTPLTAVLNVHPEGPNAPVDGTVTVTPAERTVRPGVEVYPVVRWSGLVPGRHYAGVIRFSDGNGMSYAIPVQIEP; this is translated from the coding sequence TCGTACGCCGGCGGTGTCGCCGGTATCGCGGCGACCAGACCGGCTCAGGGAACCCGGCTCGACCGGGCCAGTGACAGTGCCCGTGACTACCGCGAGCACCTACGTGACCAGCGTACGAAGGTGCTCGACTCGGCCGGCATCGCCCGCGCTCGGGCGAAGACCAGCTTCGACACCGTGTTCAACGGGTTCTCCGCGCTGCTCACCCCGGCCGAGGTCGCGAAGCTGCGTACCGACCCCGCGGTCCGGCAGATCTTCCCGGACCGGCTGCTGCGCACGCAGTCCAGCAACTCGGCCGACTTCCTGAAGCTCACCGGACCGAAGGGCGTCTGGCAGCAGCAGTTCGGCGACCCGACCCGGGCCGGCGAGGGCACGATCATCGGGGTGGTGGACACCGGATACTGGCCGGAGAACCCGTCGTTCGCGCCGCTGTCCGAACCCCGCGCCGACCAGGCCGTCGTCGACGCCAAGTGGCGCGGTACCTGCGACACCGGCGAGACCGGCCAGATCGCCTGCAACAACAAGGTGATCGGCGCCCGTTGGTACGACGAGGGCGGCTTCGCGGAGGCGAACCCGGCCGAGTTCCGGTCCCCGCGCGACGTGGTCGGCCACGGCACGCACACCGCGAGCACCGCCGCCGGCGCCAGCGGAGTGCCGGTACGGCTGGACGGCCAGGACGTCGGTCCGATCTCCGGTGTCGCCCCCGGTGCCCGTCTCGCCGTCTACAAGGCACTGTGGCAGACCACCTCGGGCGGCGGGACCGGGTCGACCATCGACATCGTGCACGCGATCGAGGACGCGGTCACCGACGGGGTCGACGTGATCAACTTCTCTGCGGGTTACCCGTACGACGACCTCGGAGCCACCGACGTCGCGTTCTACCACGCCGCCGCGGCGGGCGTCTTCGTCGCGGCCTCCTCCGGCAACTCCGGGCCGTCCGCGGGGACGGTCGACAACGCCTGGCCGTGGATGACCACGGTGGCCGCCAGCACCCAGGAGAACTCCCCCTCCCGGCTGGTGACGCTCGGCGACGGTCGTAGCTTCGTCGGCGGCAGCGTCGGCACCGTGGGCACACCGTCGACCCCGCTGGTCGACGCGGTGGATGCCGGCCTGCCGGAGAACAACGGTGGCGGCTGCGAGCCGGGCACCCTCGATCCGGCGAAGGTGACCGGGCGGATCGTGCTCTGTGCTTTCAGTGGCGGGGCCAGCCAGTACGACCGGGGCAAGGCGGTGCAGGAGGCCGGCGGCGTCGGCATGATCATCTACAACACCTTCCTGTACACCACCAACCCGGCGACCTACCCCGTCCCCACGGTCTACCTCGACCAGGCCGCCGGCTCGGCGGTCAAGGCGTACGTCACCGGAACGGCCGGCGCCACGGCGATGATCACCCCTGGCTACGACCGCAAACAGGCCGCCCCTCAGGTGGCCCACTTCTCCTCGAACGGCCCCTGGTCGACCGGTGGTGGCAATCTGATCAAGCCGGACATCGCCGCGCCCGGACAGGAGATCCTGGCCGCCGTCTCGCCGATCACCCAGCACGGCGAGAACTTCGCCTACTACTCCGGCACCTCGATGGCGGCACCGCATGTCGCCGGCCTGGCCGCGCTGATCATCAGCAAGCACCAGGACTGGTCGCCGATGGCGGTCAAGTCCGCGCTGATGACCACCGCACAGCAGCGGGACAACGCGGACCGGCCCCTGCAGGGCACGATCATCGAGGAGTTGCCCGATGGCGGCTCCACCACCTCGATCGGCGAGGTCGACCCGTTCTACTACGGCTCCGGCCACGTCAACCCGGCCAAGTCGCTCGACCCCGGCCTGGTCTTCGACTCCGACATGGCACAGTGGCGGCAGTTCGCCTGCGGGCTCGGCTTCACCATCCGGTACGACCCACTGGGCCCGCCGTCGGACGAGTACGACGAGTGCGACTACGTCCGGCCGATGAACGCCAGCGACCTGAACTACCCCTCGGTCGCGGTCGCCGACGTCTACGGCAACCGTACGGTCAGCCGGACGGTCACCAATGTCAGTGACAAGAGCAGCACCTACATCGCCACGGTGAAGGCGCCGGACGGATGGCGGGTGAAGGTCACGCCGAAGTCGTTCGAGATCGCACCCGGCCAGTCGGCCACCTACCAGGTCGAGTTCATCCGCAACGGGGCCGCGTACGGCGAACCGGCGTTCGGGGCACTGACCTGGAAGGACCAGTTCAGCCACCTCGTGCGTACGCCGCTGATGGCGCGCGCGTTGGCGCTGAAGACACCGGCGGAGGTCTACGCGACCACGACCAAGGGGTCGCAGGTACTCCCGGTCACCACGGGTTACCAGGGCATCCTGAAGACGGAGATCCTCGGCTTCAGTTCCGGCGTGGACCTGCCGTTCACCATCTCCGGCACCGCCGGTGACTACGACCCGTTCCAGTTCAACCCGCTGACCGACCCGGACACCCTGGCCGGGGTCGCGAAGATCGTCTACGACGTGCCGGCGGAGACCGAGCAGACCAGGGTGGCGATCCCGTCGGGCAGCGTCGCCAAGGACGAGCAGATCAACATACTCGTCTTCAACGGCGAGGGTGCGTTGCGCGGCATCTACAACAGTGATGACGCCTGGATCAACGATCCCGGTAGGAACTACGTCTACGTCGTCCGTCGGGCGGCCGCGCCGGGCGCCGAGCAGACCCCGCTCACCGCCGTCCTCAACGTCCACCCGGAGGGGCCGAACGCCCCGGTGGACGGCACGGTGACGGTCACGCCGGCCGAGCGTACGGTCCGGCCCGGGGTGGAGGTCTACCCGGTGGTGCGCTGGAGCGGGCTGGTCCCCGGCCGTCACTACGCCGGTGTGATCCGGTTCAGCGACGGCAACGGGATGAGCTACGCGATCCCGGTGCAGATCGAGCCGTAA
- a CDS encoding FGGY family carbohydrate kinase, translating to MNILALDLGTSSVRGLVLDADAVPLPGALARRKMAITIGDDGAATLDAAEYLAALEACLDELHRAGHLDQIGLVATAAQWHSVLPLDSDGSPLGPVLTWLDSRSTPATGATGPQDMNAFHHRTGTWWHRFYWSVRLPWLRERLGGRPARFVGLVEYAFGALLEEAPMSVSQASGTGLLDLRTLGWDPEACELAGATREELPELAPVDWTGRLRADLVHRWPSLAGVPWAAPTGDGAASNVGSGCVDPYRAAVTVGTSAAVRLVQAAPAGAILPPLPSGLWRYRVDHRHIVTGTAYSAGGNLFAWANKVLRLPAGPELEAALAVITPGNTLVADPRLGGDRPPGLAPAGSGHVHNLGFGTRAVDIFAGLMDALCRQVAADLAEIESTVDYPVEVVLGGGAIAASDWWRDAFVAALKPRRVSHVRNPEIGATGAALIAIGRFHDGVTLERISRTDEGH from the coding sequence ATGAACATTCTCGCGCTCGACCTGGGCACCTCGTCGGTACGGGGGCTGGTCCTCGACGCCGACGCCGTGCCGCTGCCCGGTGCTCTGGCCCGCCGGAAGATGGCCATCACGATCGGCGACGACGGTGCCGCCACCCTCGACGCGGCGGAGTATCTGGCCGCGCTCGAAGCCTGCCTGGACGAGCTGCACCGCGCGGGGCACCTCGACCAGATCGGCCTGGTCGCCACCGCCGCCCAGTGGCACTCGGTGCTCCCGCTCGATTCCGACGGCAGCCCGCTCGGGCCGGTGCTGACCTGGCTGGACAGTCGATCCACGCCGGCCACGGGGGCGACCGGCCCGCAGGACATGAACGCCTTCCACCACCGCACCGGCACCTGGTGGCACCGCTTCTACTGGAGCGTACGGCTGCCCTGGCTGCGCGAGCGGCTGGGCGGACGCCCGGCCCGTTTCGTCGGACTCGTCGAGTACGCCTTCGGCGCCCTGCTGGAGGAGGCGCCGATGTCGGTCTCCCAGGCGTCCGGCACCGGCCTGCTCGACCTGCGCACCCTGGGCTGGGATCCCGAGGCGTGCGAGCTTGCCGGTGCGACGCGCGAGGAGTTGCCGGAGCTGGCACCGGTGGACTGGACCGGCCGCCTCCGCGCCGACCTGGTCCACCGCTGGCCGTCGCTGGCCGGCGTCCCGTGGGCCGCACCGACCGGGGACGGAGCCGCCTCCAACGTCGGATCCGGCTGCGTCGACCCGTACCGGGCCGCGGTCACCGTCGGGACCTCGGCGGCCGTACGTCTGGTCCAGGCCGCCCCGGCCGGCGCGATCCTGCCGCCGCTGCCGAGCGGGCTGTGGCGGTACCGGGTGGACCACCGGCACATCGTCACCGGAACCGCCTACTCCGCCGGGGGCAATCTCTTCGCCTGGGCGAACAAGGTGCTGCGGCTACCGGCCGGACCGGAGTTGGAAGCGGCCCTGGCCGTGATCACACCCGGTAACACTCTGGTGGCGGACCCCCGGCTCGGTGGTGACCGGCCACCGGGGCTCGCCCCGGCCGGCTCCGGGCACGTCCACAACCTCGGCTTCGGCACCCGGGCGGTCGATATCTTCGCCGGCCTGATGGACGCCCTGTGCAGGCAGGTGGCGGCAGACCTGGCCGAAATCGAATCCACCGTGGACTACCCGGTCGAGGTGGTGCTCGGCGGCGGCGCGATAGCCGCCTCCGATTGGTGGCGAGACGCTTTTGTGGCCGCACTGAAACCACGGAGGGTGAGCCACGTACGGAATCCGGAAATTGGGGCCACCGGAGCCGCATTGATCGCCATCGGTCGGTTCCACGATGGGGTCACGCTCGAACGCATCAGCCGGACGGATGAGGGTCACTAG
- a CDS encoding AMIN-like domain-containing (lipo)protein, which produces MTRQRVPMIFSAVVLLAAACSTAGPADPPGQPPATTAVGAGTPGTGPATTPSDPAASPDPPDPASPGPGVTDYRVTWNWGVPSEPVRIDNKVRPPVVPPPGPPLPLLVEVRVGDHPDEDFTRITFAFRNGTPGYQISYVPRVTMAGSGDPVKLPGNAFVYIEFNPAQAHDEQGRSSIVSAPDPGLGYPTLRGYGSAGDYEGHVSYGLGLQVPPGSDHALPIRALQLTRPDGTRIVAVDVRRR; this is translated from the coding sequence ATGACCCGTCAACGCGTACCGATGATCTTCTCCGCCGTGGTGCTGCTCGCCGCCGCCTGCTCGACCGCCGGCCCCGCCGACCCGCCCGGCCAGCCCCCCGCCACCACGGCGGTCGGCGCGGGCACACCCGGGACCGGCCCGGCGACCACGCCGTCCGACCCGGCCGCCTCGCCCGACCCACCCGACCCGGCGAGCCCCGGCCCCGGCGTCACGGACTACCGGGTGACCTGGAACTGGGGCGTGCCGAGCGAGCCGGTGCGCATCGACAACAAGGTACGGCCGCCGGTCGTACCGCCGCCGGGCCCGCCGCTGCCGCTGCTGGTCGAGGTACGCGTCGGCGACCACCCGGACGAGGACTTCACCCGGATCACCTTCGCCTTCCGGAACGGGACACCGGGCTACCAGATCTCCTACGTGCCCCGGGTGACCATGGCCGGCAGCGGCGACCCGGTGAAGCTGCCCGGCAACGCCTTCGTCTACATCGAGTTCAACCCGGCCCAGGCCCACGACGAGCAGGGCAGATCCTCGATCGTCAGCGCACCCGACCCGGGACTGGGTTATCCCACCCTGCGCGGCTACGGGTCAGCCGGCGACTACGAGGGCCACGTTAGCTACGGCCTCGGCCTACAGGTGCCGCCGGGCAGCGACCACGCCCTGCCGATCCGGGCACTGCAACTCACCCGCCCGGACGGAACCAGGATCGTGGCGGTCGACGTACGGCGCCGCTGA
- a CDS encoding snapalysin family zinc-dependent metalloprotease, with amino-acid sequence MTSRRVSRLLVALLTAGTMFGATVASPSAASADARIAATVCYDTSQAGSFAGIANQAATIWNNATVNLTLSNCGSNLRIYQITGGGSYAVRTSLGNGRVYIDTQQAAQYSPLRIMTHEIGHILGLPDNYNGNCALLMSGGSAGTSCTNPYPSTAEANRVSNLFAGTRASADTGSQVFRDSWPVFSVAPVG; translated from the coding sequence ATGACCTCACGAAGAGTCAGCCGGCTCCTGGTCGCACTCCTGACGGCGGGCACCATGTTCGGTGCCACGGTCGCCAGCCCGTCGGCAGCCTCCGCCGACGCGAGGATCGCCGCCACGGTCTGCTACGACACCAGCCAGGCCGGCAGCTTCGCCGGCATCGCCAATCAGGCCGCGACGATCTGGAACAACGCCACCGTCAACCTGACCCTCTCCAACTGCGGCTCGAACCTGCGGATCTACCAGATCACCGGCGGCGGCTCGTACGCCGTACGCACCAGTCTCGGCAACGGCCGGGTCTACATCGACACCCAGCAGGCCGCGCAGTACAGCCCGCTGCGGATCATGACGCACGAGATCGGCCACATCCTCGGCCTGCCGGACAACTACAACGGCAACTGCGCGCTGCTGATGTCCGGCGGCAGCGCCGGCACCAGTTGCACCAACCCCTACCCGAGCACCGCCGAGGCGAACCGGGTGAGCAACCTCTTCGCCGGCACCCGGGCCAGCGCCGACACCGGCAGCCAGGTCTTCCGCGACAGCTGGCCGGTCTTCTCCGTCGCCCCGGTGGGCTGA
- a CDS encoding anthranilate synthase family protein: MDPLTYLLTSIAAGTDPGPFAIIRRGDAPDLEVFTGELRTVEQLADIPLPPGPAGPRTLALVPYRQIVERGFACVDDGTPLECLTIGAQQRVPLAQALAALPDVAVRTDGGAFDLTDEEYAEITRQVVREEIGRGEGANFVVHRSYRSTVVGPPLTAALAALRRLLTAERGAYWTFVTYTGTRILVGASPERHVSVEDGLVMMNPISGTFRHPDGPADRAALLRFLADPKEIDELYMVLDEELKMMATVAEHGGQVVGPYLKEMSHLVHTEYLLAGRGSRDVREVLRETMFAPTVTGSPIENACRVIARRERGRGRGYYAGVLALLGVDDQGRQTLDAPILIRTAEISPEGALRVRVGATVVRHSTPEGEVAETHAKAAGVLAALGLRPAAPAGVAGVTDRLADDPAVRAALAARNDRLARFWLEQRAPGAALVPALAGRRVLIVDGEDTFTGMLTHQLRALGLTVALCPWYDPALPHLADADADLVVIGPGPGDPSRVDDPKMATLRLLLTGLLGRERPMLAICLGHQLLSGLLGLRLGRRAASYQGLQREVDLFGTVRRVGFYSTFTAYADADELVTPYGPVRVARDAADGAVHAMRGRSFAGVQFHPESVLSQDGLAALGDLLSRLLPAPTAPTR, encoded by the coding sequence ATGGACCCGCTCACGTACCTGCTCACGTCGATCGCCGCCGGCACCGACCCCGGCCCGTTCGCGATCATCCGTCGGGGCGACGCCCCGGATCTCGAGGTGTTCACCGGCGAGCTTCGTACGGTCGAACAGCTCGCCGACATCCCGCTGCCTCCCGGCCCCGCGGGACCCCGCACCCTGGCCCTGGTGCCGTACCGGCAGATCGTGGAACGGGGCTTCGCCTGCGTCGACGACGGGACGCCGCTGGAGTGCCTGACCATCGGGGCGCAGCAGCGGGTGCCGCTGGCGCAGGCTCTGGCCGCCCTGCCCGACGTGGCGGTACGCACCGACGGTGGCGCCTTCGACCTGACCGACGAGGAGTACGCCGAGATCACCCGGCAGGTGGTGCGGGAGGAGATCGGCCGGGGTGAGGGGGCGAACTTCGTCGTCCACCGCAGTTACCGCTCGACCGTCGTCGGCCCGCCGCTGACCGCCGCGCTGGCGGCCCTGCGCCGGCTGCTGACCGCCGAGCGGGGCGCCTACTGGACCTTCGTGACGTACACCGGGACCCGCATCCTGGTCGGGGCGAGCCCGGAGCGGCACGTCAGCGTCGAGGACGGGCTGGTGATGATGAACCCGATCAGCGGCACGTTCCGGCACCCGGACGGACCGGCGGACCGGGCGGCGCTGCTGCGCTTCCTCGCCGACCCGAAGGAGATCGACGAGCTCTACATGGTGCTCGACGAGGAACTGAAGATGATGGCGACGGTCGCCGAGCACGGCGGACAGGTGGTCGGGCCGTACCTGAAGGAGATGTCGCACCTGGTGCACACCGAGTACCTGCTCGCCGGCCGGGGCTCGCGGGACGTACGCGAGGTGCTGCGCGAGACGATGTTCGCCCCCACGGTCACCGGTTCCCCGATCGAGAACGCCTGCCGGGTGATCGCCCGTCGGGAGCGGGGCCGGGGGCGGGGCTACTACGCCGGGGTGCTGGCGTTGCTCGGCGTCGACGACCAGGGCCGGCAGACTCTCGACGCGCCGATCCTGATCCGGACGGCGGAGATCTCCCCGGAGGGTGCGTTGCGGGTGCGGGTCGGGGCGACCGTGGTCCGCCACTCGACTCCCGAGGGGGAGGTCGCCGAGACACACGCCAAGGCCGCCGGGGTGCTCGCCGCGCTCGGCCTGCGTCCGGCCGCCCCGGCGGGCGTGGCCGGGGTGACGGACCGGCTCGCGGACGACCCGGCGGTACGGGCCGCCCTGGCCGCCCGTAACGACCGGCTCGCCCGGTTCTGGCTGGAGCAGCGTGCCCCGGGTGCGGCGCTGGTGCCGGCGCTCGCCGGTCGGCGGGTGCTGATCGTCGACGGGGAGGACACCTTCACCGGCATGCTCACCCACCAGCTGCGGGCCCTGGGCCTCACCGTCGCACTGTGCCCCTGGTACGACCCGGCCCTGCCACATCTCGCCGACGCCGACGCCGACCTGGTCGTGATCGGTCCCGGTCCGGGCGATCCGAGCCGGGTCGACGACCCGAAGATGGCCACGCTGCGGCTGCTCCTCACCGGCCTGCTCGGGCGGGAGCGCCCGATGCTCGCCATCTGCCTGGGCCACCAGCTCCTCTCCGGGCTGCTCGGGTTGCGCCTGGGCCGTCGTGCGGCCTCCTACCAGGGGCTGCAACGCGAGGTCGACCTCTTCGGCACGGTGCGTCGGGTCGGGTTCTATTCGACCTTCACCGCGTACGCCGACGCCGACGAGCTGGTCACCCCGTACGGGCCGGTCCGGGTGGCCCGGGACGCGGCGGACGGTGCGGTGCACGCCATGCGTGGCCGTTCCTTCGCCGGGGTGCAGTTCCATCCCGAGTCGGTGCTGAGCCAGGACGGGCTGGCCGCCCTGGGTGACCTGCTCAGCCGGCTGCTTCCCGCGCCGACGGCGCCGACGCGCTGA